The nucleotide window TTAGCTAAAGATCTGTTAGGTTTGGCTAGCAAAATTCAAGAAGAAGTCAAAGAAAAATTTGCAATTGGTTTAGAAATTGAGCCAACAGTCTGGTAAGATAGTAATCATGGAAAAAAAATACGATCTAATTATCTTGGGTTCTGGTCCAGCTGGTCTGACTGCAGCTATTTATGCTACTCGAGCAAAACTTAGTACCCTAATACTCTCTGGTGAAAATCCTGGTGGACAGCTAACTACCACTAGTGAAGTAGAAAACTTTCCGGGCTTTAGCCAGGGAATATTGGGTCCTGATCTGATGCAGTCGATGGAGGAGCAAGCCAAACGATTTGGAGCTGAAATAGTTTTGGACCAGGCTTATGAGGTTAGTTTTACTGGTGAGCATAAATTGATTATGACTAGAGAGAATAAGTATCAGTCTAGAGCCGTAATTGTCGCTACAGGTGCTAGGGCAAAATGGTTAGGAATTGCCAGTGAGGCTAAATTTCAGGGCAAGGGCTTGTCGGCTTGTGCTACTTGCGATGGCTTCTTCTTTAATGATAAAAGGGTAGCTGTGGTAGGCGGTGGAGATAGTGCAATGGAGGAAGCGTTGACTTTGACTAAGTACGCTAAATCAGTTGATTTAATTCATCGTCGAGACCAATTATCAGCCAGTAAGATCATGCAAGATCGCGTACTTAAGCATCCAAAAATCACAGTCCATTGGAATAGTAGTGTATCAGAGATCATTGGCGACGAGTTTATATCTGGTGTCAGATTAGATGTTATTGGTAGTCAGGAACAAAAAGACCTTCAGGTGGAAGGACTCTTTGTAGCAATAGGTCACCAACCAGCCACTGAAATGTTCCAAGGTCACCTAGATTTAGACCAGATGGGCTATATCCAGGTAACAAGTCAGGTATTTACCTCTGCTCAAGGTATTTTTGCTGCTGGTGATGTAGTAGATAGGCGTTATAGGCAGGCGATCACTGCTGCTGGACAAGGTTGCATGGCTGCACTCGAAGTAGAGAGATATTTGGCTGAATGAAGCCAGTTAAAGCCAAGATTTCTGATAGCTGGAGGCTTCGAGACTTGATCAGGGGGTCTTTGGTTGACTTTGCCTATTATCCAGAGCAAAAAATAGATAAAATACGATCACAGCATCGAGTATGGGACTTAATCAAAGCTAGGTTAAATCCAGATAGAACTATTTATCTCATCAAGGATGATTCCAGATTGGTAGCTTATTTGATTGGTCACAATCAAAACAAGGATAGTTTTAGTCTAGATTGGATCTATGTAATTCCAAAATACCGATCAAGGGGTCTTGCCAAAGCTTTGCTTATAAGACTAGAGGAGGATTTAGCGAAAAAGGGTCTAGCAAAAATCGAGTTAATTAGTTACAATGCTGGAGGGTATTATCAGCAAATGGGGTATAAATTCGTGTCAAAGCTGGAGGTTGAGAATCAGCTTATAGTAGAAAGATATCAAAAGAGGATCAAAGGAGAGTCTAGAGCGTGAGTTTTTCAAAATGGTTTTTTAGAATATTGATTTTTGGAGAAGTGGTATTGTTGTTGGCAGTACTCTGGTTTCTTTATGGGCAGAGGCAATTCGATTCATTATTCGGTGGTAATCAGTCTGATAATTCTGGCCAGAGTATTGTTGATAGAATAGTTAATAAGCCAGAGCACGGTAAATTGATTAGTAGTGGTGAACCAGAATATTTTGATCTGGTTAATACCAAGACACTAATCAATCAGACTAATCAGGGAGTTGAGCCAATCTATCAGGTCACCAAACAGGATATTGTTTTTAGTTCTCTGGGTAAGAATGATCGAGAAATTGAATTAAACGCTCGAGTTTATTTTCCGGATAATGTTGAAGTGGCAAAAAAACTCCCTGTAGTAGTTTTTGCTACTGGTACGACTGGTATTAGCGATATCTGTGCTGCTAGCTTAGAGAAACCCAATCTTGAACCAACTGCAATTAATAATTGGGGTAATTACCAATCAGAAATGATTAGTTATGCTTCACAGGGATATATTATGATTACTCCTGACTATGAAGGCATGCGCGATCCTGAAGATATCCACCACTATATGATTGGTGAGCTTGAGGGGCGAGTAATGCTCGATGC belongs to Candidatus Saccharibacteria bacterium and includes:
- the trxB gene encoding thioredoxin-disulfide reductase encodes the protein MEKKYDLIILGSGPAGLTAAIYATRAKLSTLILSGENPGGQLTTTSEVENFPGFSQGILGPDLMQSMEEQAKRFGAEIVLDQAYEVSFTGEHKLIMTRENKYQSRAVIVATGARAKWLGIASEAKFQGKGLSACATCDGFFFNDKRVAVVGGGDSAMEEALTLTKYAKSVDLIHRRDQLSASKIMQDRVLKHPKITVHWNSSVSEIIGDEFISGVRLDVIGSQEQKDLQVEGLFVAIGHQPATEMFQGHLDLDQMGYIQVTSQVFTSAQGIFAAGDVVDRRYRQAITAAGQGCMAALEVERYLAE
- a CDS encoding GNAT family N-acetyltransferase, with the protein product MKPVKAKISDSWRLRDLIRGSLVDFAYYPEQKIDKIRSQHRVWDLIKARLNPDRTIYLIKDDSRLVAYLIGHNQNKDSFSLDWIYVIPKYRSRGLAKALLIRLEEDLAKKGLAKIELISYNAGGYYQQMGYKFVSKLEVENQLIVERYQKRIKGESRA